A single region of the Cucumis melo cultivar AY chromosome 3, USDA_Cmelo_AY_1.0, whole genome shotgun sequence genome encodes:
- the LOC103496507 gene encoding uncharacterized protein LOC103496507 isoform X2, giving the protein MPLKSGTSQKYYYCITVLMLIFFLLFELNCGNFRISILVARFQLVAEDSCCLPLLLVTVQSLFKQVVQLLFILWSGAIGLRSMIPAKGKLLSLKDQASETP; this is encoded by the exons ATGCCATTGAAGTCGGGAACTAGTCAGAAATATTATTATTGCATCACTGTCCTAATGTTGATTTTCTTCCTTCTATTTGAGTTAAATTGTGGGAATTTCAGGATTTCTATTTTGGTTGCCCGTTTCCAGTTGGTAGCAGAAGATTCTTGCTGTTTACCGCTACTGCTTGTCACAGTGCAAAGTCTCTTCAAACAAGTG GTTCAGCTTTTATTCATTTTGTGGAGTGGAGCTATTGGCTTGAGGAGCATGATCCCT GCAAAAGGAAAGTTGCTATCTTTAAAGGACCAGGCCTCTGAAACTCCATGA
- the LOC103496506 gene encoding uncharacterized protein LOC103496506 isoform X2 — protein MAGNVRFESSNSAIQDELAFGGSYGNGQRMTQTSSSLDRSGNYRDGGESRMFGLGSSSSRGIASSTGDLPTLSQFLLLDPIKLGEQKYPRSEELKKVLEMSFGTNVEDSSFGSARVKHPGAVEELKRFRACVLEASNKARVRGRRMDDSLNKLNKYCESQVQKKQIRNEILTERPVGPNILKKGSQVHRNSSDVVNQRLEDRAKNNVLNKRVRTSVADLRAEGRTNNVMRQPPSLGRERDLIRDGGEASDLVEEKIRKLPTAESWDRRMKRKRSVGTVLNRPLDGEGELKRVMLHKLNNEPGLQSSESQSVRSGSSSGISGINKCDGSSLPTSSSVRIIPKAEPEKKPTHFRDSAGGQGKDRLLVKGNNKINVREDNHVAGPYSLAKGKGSRAPRSGSSNAGSSSPNLSRMSGGLDGWEQPASSNKFQSVNGANNRKRPIPSGSSSPPMAQWVGQRPQKMSRTRRSNLLTPVSNHDDVQGSEGSPSDLGGRMASPVTGGSFLARNLSIGSQQVRVKQEVVSSPARLSESEESGAGENHESQLKERGSVNGEPEERMLVPSAQNNASNIFHSVKNKGLDKEEIGDCARRQGRSGRGSSFSRVSVSPAREKLETPTLTKPLKSARLGSEKNGSKSGRPPLKKLSDRKAFTRVSQTSAGGSPDCTGESDDDREELLDAANYACNPSYVCCSSTFWWKMEFLFASLSQEDESFLKQQGAFGVEEDLSPRALGSGRKSQFSINQKEPQILPRNVDQVDEAEDFVTLSGKLESEKRKAITPLYQRVLSALIIEDEMEDFQDSRGTNMFSQYGGDDFSGVLYPSVDFEPGKSVGMGVESELDLKTPQIADRRFSCNGRSRRDSQSFSADVHQEDHGYQQLNNGYFPELHENGLDGPLGMHLKESNVSVFNCQYEQMSVEDRLMLELQSIGLYPETVPDLADGEEDTMNQEILVLEKKLNQQVAKTKIHGNKIIKAIEEGRKTEERSREQFAMDRLVQLACLKQLATRGSSAAKLGIPKVSKQVASAFMKRTLARCRRFEDTQKSCFSEPALRDILTRPSNRIDTDAVNGSFSGETYHNGVQNHKSGRGLLHSSDQDFTRTGPIVNRGKKKEVLLDDVGSACMRAVSTVGNNSLGGAKGKRSERERDKDMSARLCVTKAGRSSAGDFRAERKAKTKPKQKTAQLSPAGNRLVGKLTDDTYSDNPGSRVSNEIVNGNTKKEFTVLLPLNNATEDSSKEISECTDFTNLQLHDLDSIELGVGNELGGPQDLDSWLNIDEDGLQDHDAVGLDIPMDDLSELNMLL, from the exons ATGGCAGGAAATGTGAGGTTTGAGTCCTCAAACTCAGCTATTCAAGACGAGTTAGCATTTGGGGGGAGCTATGGCAATGGACAGAGGATGACCCAGACAAGTAGCAGTTTGGATAGGTCTGGAAACTATCGTGATGGAGGAGAGAGCCGGATGTTTGGTTTGGGTTCTAGTTCATCCCGAGGTATTGCTTCATCAACTGGGGATCTGCCTACACTATCTCAGTTTTTATTGTTGGATCCTATAAAGTTGGGAGAGCAAAAGTATCCTCGTTCAGAAGAGTTAAAAAAGGTTCTCGAGATGTCATTTGGGACGAATGTAGAAGACAGCTCATTTGGATCTGCTCGTGTGAAGCATCCTGGGGCCGTGGAGGAGCTAAAGCGGTTCAGAGCTTGTGTCCTTGAAGCCTCTAATAAGGCTAG GGTTAGGGGAAGAAGGATGGATGATTCCTTGAACAAATTGAACAAGTACTGTGAGTCCCAGGTCCAGAAGAAGCAAATACGTAATGAGATCTTAACTGAAAGGCCCGTCGGGCCTAACATTTTGAAGAAGGGAAGTCAGGTTCATCGAAATTCTTCTGATGTTGTGAATCAGAGGCTTGAAGACAGAGCAAAAAACAACGTTCTTAACAAGCGGGTTCGGACTTCAGTTGCTgatttaagg GCCGAAGGCCGGACTAACAATGTCATGAGGCAGCCTCCTTCCttggggagagagagagatttgatTAGGGATGGAGGTGAAGCTTCTGATCTAGTTGAAGAAAAAATTCGCAAACTTCCAACTGCAGAATCGTGGGACAGAAGAATGAAAAGGAAGCGGTCTGTGGGTACAGTTTTAAACCGACCCTTGGATGGTGAAGGAGAGCTTAAGCGTGTCATGCTTCATAAGCTGAATAATGAGCCAGGACTGCAATCGTCTGAGTCCCAGAGCGTCAG ATCAGGTTCTTCCAGCGGTATTAGTGGAATAAACAAGTGTGATGGAAGTTCTCTGCCTACCAGTTCAAGCGTGCGGATTATTCCCAAGGCTGAGCCTGAAAAAAAGCCCACTCATTTCAGGGATTCTGCCGGTGGACAAGGAAAGGACCGATTACTAGTTAAAGGAAATAACAA AATAAATGTTCGTGAAGACAATCATGTAGCTGGTCCTTATTCATTGGCAAAAGGAAAGGGTTCAAGGGCACCCAGATCTGGCTCTAGTAATGCTGGAAGTTCATCTCCTAACCTTTCACGTATGTCTGGAGGTCTTGATGGCTGGGAACAACCTGCAAGTTCAAATAAATTTCAATCAGTAAATGGGGCTAACAATCGCAAGCGTCCTATTCCCAGTGGATCATCTTCTCCTCCCATGGCTCAATGGGTTGGCCAGAGGCCACAGAAAATGTCCCGTACTAGAAGATCTAATCTATTAACACCTGTTTCAAACCACGATGATGTGCAGGGGTCTGAAGGTTCTCCTTCAGATTTAGGTGGTAGAATGGCTTCACCTGTGACGGGTGGTTCGTTTCTTGCAAGGAACTTGTCTATTGGTAGTCAACAAGTTAGGGTGAAACAGGAAGTCGTGTCATCTCCTGCCAGGTTATCCGAGAGTGAAGAATCTGGTGCTGGGGAGAATCATGAGAGTCAGTTGAAAGAGAGAGGATCAGTGAATGGGGAACCCGAAGAAAGAATGTTGGTTCCTTCTGCTCAGAACAATGCTTCTAACATATTTCATTCAGTTAAGAACAAGGGTCTTGACAAAGAAGAAATTGGGGACTGTGCTAGAAGACAGGGAAGGAGCGGTAGAGGTTCATCATTTTCAAGGGTTTCTGTTTCACCAGCGAGGGAGAAACTGGAGACTCCGACCTTGACTAAACCACTTAAAAGTGCAAGGCTCGGTTCTGAGAAAAATGGAAG CAAGTCAGGCCGTCCCCCTCTGAAAAAGTTATCTGATCGTAAGGCCTTCACCCGAGTTTCACAAACATCAGCTGGTGGTTCCCCTGATTGTACAG GTGAATCAGATGATGACCGTGAAGAGCTTCTAGATGCTGCTAATTATGCTTGTAATCCGAGCT ATGTTTGCTGTTCTAGTACATTCTGGTGGAAAATGGAATTTTTATTTGCTTCCCTCAGCCAAGAGGATGAGTCCTTTTTGAAGCAGCAG GGTGCTTTTGGGGTAGAGGAAGATTTATCACCTCGAGCACTTGGTTCTGGAAGAAAAAGCCAATTCTCAATTAATCAAAAGGAACCGCAAATTTTGCCTAGAAATGTTGATCAGGTCGATGAAGCTGAGGACTTTGTTACTTTAAGTGGAAAACTAGAATCAGAAAAGAGGAAAGCTATTACTCCACTTTACCAAAGAGTATTATCAGCTTTAATAATTGAAGATGAAATGGAGGATTTTCAAGACAGTAGAGGCACAAATATGTTTTCACAATATGGGGGAGATGACTTTTCTGGTGTTCTGTATCCCTCTGTTGATTTTGAGCCTGGAAAATCCGTTGGGATGGGAGTTGAATCTGAGTTGGATCTAAAAACTCCGCAAATTGCGGATCGTAGATTTTCTTGCAATGGGAGATCAAGGCGTGACAGTCAGTCGTTTAGTGCTGATGTGCATCAAGAAGATCATGGAtatcaacaattaaataacGGATACTTCCCTGAGCTTCATGAAAATGGTCTCGATGGACCACTAGGCATGCATTTGAAGGAGTCTAATGTCTCTGTCTTTAATTGCCAGTATGAACAGATGTCTGTAGAGGATAGACTCATGCTGGAGCTCCAGAGTATTGGATTGTATCCAGAGACAGTG CCTGACCTAGCAGATGGGGAAGAGGATACTATGAATCAAGAAATTCTTGTATTAGAGAAGAAACTTAACCAACAG GTTGCTAAAACAAAAATTCACGGAAACAAAATAATCAAAGCGATTGAGGAAGGCAGAAAAACAGAAGAACG GTCCCGTGAACAGTTTGCAATGGACCGGCTTGTTCAGTTGGCTTGTTTAAAGCAGTTG GCCACTCGAGGCAGTAGTGCTGCAAAATTGGGGATCCCCAAGGTATCAAAACAAGTTGCTTCAGCTTTCATGAAAAGAACTCTTGCCAGGTGTCGAAGATTTGAAGATACGCAAAAAAGTTGCTTCAGTGAACCTGCACTGCGAGACATTTTAACTCGACCTTCTAACCGAATTGATACAGATGCTGTGAATG GTTCCTTTTCTGGTGAAACTTATCACAATGGAGTGCAGAATCATAAAAGTGGAAGAGGTTTACTTCATTCTTCTGACCAGGATTTCACCCGAACTGGGCCTATAGTGAACAgagggaagaagaaagaggtGTTACTTGATGATGTAGGAAGTGCTTGCATGAGAGCTGTATCAACCGTGGGCAACAATTCATTGGGTGGAGCTAAGGGGAAAAGAAGTGAGAGAGAAAGGGATAAAGATATGTCAGCTAGATTATGTGTTACCAAAGCTGGCCGTTCATCTGCTGGGGACTTCAGGGCTGAGCGCAAAGCAAAAACAAAACCCAAGCAGAAGACAGCTCAGCTATCTCCTGCAGGAAATAGACTTGTAGGCAAGCTAACGGATGACACTTATTCTGATAACCCTGGAAGTAGGGTTTCCAATGAAATTGTCAATGGCAACACAAAAAAGGAATTTACCGTGTTATTGCCCCTTAATAATGCAACTGAGGATTCATCGAAGGAAATTAGTGAATGTACAGATTTCACAAACCTTCAGTTACATGATTTAGATTCAATAGAGTTAGGTGTGGGTAATGAACTTGGTGGCCCTCAAGATCTGGATTCTTGGTTGAACATTGACGAGGATGGATTACAAGATCATGATGCAGTGGGCCTTGACATACCCATGGACGACCTCTCTGAGTTGAATATGCTTTTATAG
- the LOC103496507 gene encoding uncharacterized protein LOC103496507 isoform X1 translates to MPLKSGTSQKYYYCITVLMLIFFLLFELNCGNFRISILVARFQLVAEDSCCLPLLLVTVQSLFKQVVQLLFILWSGAIGLRSMIPVSFSQFRYFSCGFYYELPSLSMGLPVILNNNYIPYHNRNRIFFYMNLCFSLRQVHICLKSCGAAS, encoded by the exons ATGCCATTGAAGTCGGGAACTAGTCAGAAATATTATTATTGCATCACTGTCCTAATGTTGATTTTCTTCCTTCTATTTGAGTTAAATTGTGGGAATTTCAGGATTTCTATTTTGGTTGCCCGTTTCCAGTTGGTAGCAGAAGATTCTTGCTGTTTACCGCTACTGCTTGTCACAGTGCAAAGTCTCTTCAAACAAGTG GTTCAGCTTTTATTCATTTTGTGGAGTGGAGCTATTGGCTTGAGGAGCATGATCCCTGTGAGCTTTTCACAATTTCGGTACTTTAGTTGTGGTTTCTACTATGAATTACCATCTTTAAG CATGGGCCTGCCAGTCATTCTTAATAATAACTACATTCCCTACCACAACCGAAACAGAATATTCTTTTACATGAATCTTTGTTTCTCCCTTCGTCAAGTTCACATTTGCCTTAAGAGTTGTGGTGCTGCATCTTGA
- the LOC103496506 gene encoding uncharacterized protein LOC103496506 isoform X1, whose amino-acid sequence MAGNVRFESSNSAIQDELAFGGSYGNGQRMTQTSSSLDRSGNYRDGGESRMFGLGSSSSRGIASSTGDLPTLSQFLLLDPIKLGEQKYPRSEELKKVLEMSFGTNVEDSSFGSARVKHPGAVEELKRFRACVLEASNKARVRGRRMDDSLNKLNKYCESQVQKKQIRNEILTERPVGPNILKKGSQVHRNSSDVVNQRLEDRAKNNVLNKRVRTSVADLRAEGRTNNVMRQPPSLGRERDLIRDGGEASDLVEEKIRKLPTAESWDRRMKRKRSVGTVLNRPLDGEGELKRVMLHKLNNEPGLQSSESQSVRSGSSSGISGINKCDGSSLPTSSSVRIIPKAEPEKKPTHFRDSAGGQGKDRLLVKGNNKINVREDNHVAGPYSLAKGKGSRAPRSGSSNAGSSSPNLSRMSGGLDGWEQPASSNKFQSVNGANNRKRPIPSGSSSPPMAQWVGQRPQKMSRTRRSNLLTPVSNHDDVQGSEGSPSDLGGRMASPVTGGSFLARNLSIGSQQVRVKQEVVSSPARLSESEESGAGENHESQLKERGSVNGEPEERMLVPSAQNNASNIFHSVKNKGLDKEEIGDCARRQGRSGRGSSFSRVSVSPAREKLETPTLTKPLKSARLGSEKNGSKSGRPPLKKLSDRKAFTRVSQTSAGGSPDCTGESDDDREELLDAANYACNPSYVCCSSTFWWKMEFLFASLSQEDESFLKQQISLDKNDESFSEVLDHENTISGAFGVEEDLSPRALGSGRKSQFSINQKEPQILPRNVDQVDEAEDFVTLSGKLESEKRKAITPLYQRVLSALIIEDEMEDFQDSRGTNMFSQYGGDDFSGVLYPSVDFEPGKSVGMGVESELDLKTPQIADRRFSCNGRSRRDSQSFSADVHQEDHGYQQLNNGYFPELHENGLDGPLGMHLKESNVSVFNCQYEQMSVEDRLMLELQSIGLYPETVPDLADGEEDTMNQEILVLEKKLNQQVAKTKIHGNKIIKAIEEGRKTEERSREQFAMDRLVQLACLKQLATRGSSAAKLGIPKVSKQVASAFMKRTLARCRRFEDTQKSCFSEPALRDILTRPSNRIDTDAVNGSFSGETYHNGVQNHKSGRGLLHSSDQDFTRTGPIVNRGKKKEVLLDDVGSACMRAVSTVGNNSLGGAKGKRSERERDKDMSARLCVTKAGRSSAGDFRAERKAKTKPKQKTAQLSPAGNRLVGKLTDDTYSDNPGSRVSNEIVNGNTKKEFTVLLPLNNATEDSSKEISECTDFTNLQLHDLDSIELGVGNELGGPQDLDSWLNIDEDGLQDHDAVGLDIPMDDLSELNMLL is encoded by the exons ATGGCAGGAAATGTGAGGTTTGAGTCCTCAAACTCAGCTATTCAAGACGAGTTAGCATTTGGGGGGAGCTATGGCAATGGACAGAGGATGACCCAGACAAGTAGCAGTTTGGATAGGTCTGGAAACTATCGTGATGGAGGAGAGAGCCGGATGTTTGGTTTGGGTTCTAGTTCATCCCGAGGTATTGCTTCATCAACTGGGGATCTGCCTACACTATCTCAGTTTTTATTGTTGGATCCTATAAAGTTGGGAGAGCAAAAGTATCCTCGTTCAGAAGAGTTAAAAAAGGTTCTCGAGATGTCATTTGGGACGAATGTAGAAGACAGCTCATTTGGATCTGCTCGTGTGAAGCATCCTGGGGCCGTGGAGGAGCTAAAGCGGTTCAGAGCTTGTGTCCTTGAAGCCTCTAATAAGGCTAG GGTTAGGGGAAGAAGGATGGATGATTCCTTGAACAAATTGAACAAGTACTGTGAGTCCCAGGTCCAGAAGAAGCAAATACGTAATGAGATCTTAACTGAAAGGCCCGTCGGGCCTAACATTTTGAAGAAGGGAAGTCAGGTTCATCGAAATTCTTCTGATGTTGTGAATCAGAGGCTTGAAGACAGAGCAAAAAACAACGTTCTTAACAAGCGGGTTCGGACTTCAGTTGCTgatttaagg GCCGAAGGCCGGACTAACAATGTCATGAGGCAGCCTCCTTCCttggggagagagagagatttgatTAGGGATGGAGGTGAAGCTTCTGATCTAGTTGAAGAAAAAATTCGCAAACTTCCAACTGCAGAATCGTGGGACAGAAGAATGAAAAGGAAGCGGTCTGTGGGTACAGTTTTAAACCGACCCTTGGATGGTGAAGGAGAGCTTAAGCGTGTCATGCTTCATAAGCTGAATAATGAGCCAGGACTGCAATCGTCTGAGTCCCAGAGCGTCAG ATCAGGTTCTTCCAGCGGTATTAGTGGAATAAACAAGTGTGATGGAAGTTCTCTGCCTACCAGTTCAAGCGTGCGGATTATTCCCAAGGCTGAGCCTGAAAAAAAGCCCACTCATTTCAGGGATTCTGCCGGTGGACAAGGAAAGGACCGATTACTAGTTAAAGGAAATAACAA AATAAATGTTCGTGAAGACAATCATGTAGCTGGTCCTTATTCATTGGCAAAAGGAAAGGGTTCAAGGGCACCCAGATCTGGCTCTAGTAATGCTGGAAGTTCATCTCCTAACCTTTCACGTATGTCTGGAGGTCTTGATGGCTGGGAACAACCTGCAAGTTCAAATAAATTTCAATCAGTAAATGGGGCTAACAATCGCAAGCGTCCTATTCCCAGTGGATCATCTTCTCCTCCCATGGCTCAATGGGTTGGCCAGAGGCCACAGAAAATGTCCCGTACTAGAAGATCTAATCTATTAACACCTGTTTCAAACCACGATGATGTGCAGGGGTCTGAAGGTTCTCCTTCAGATTTAGGTGGTAGAATGGCTTCACCTGTGACGGGTGGTTCGTTTCTTGCAAGGAACTTGTCTATTGGTAGTCAACAAGTTAGGGTGAAACAGGAAGTCGTGTCATCTCCTGCCAGGTTATCCGAGAGTGAAGAATCTGGTGCTGGGGAGAATCATGAGAGTCAGTTGAAAGAGAGAGGATCAGTGAATGGGGAACCCGAAGAAAGAATGTTGGTTCCTTCTGCTCAGAACAATGCTTCTAACATATTTCATTCAGTTAAGAACAAGGGTCTTGACAAAGAAGAAATTGGGGACTGTGCTAGAAGACAGGGAAGGAGCGGTAGAGGTTCATCATTTTCAAGGGTTTCTGTTTCACCAGCGAGGGAGAAACTGGAGACTCCGACCTTGACTAAACCACTTAAAAGTGCAAGGCTCGGTTCTGAGAAAAATGGAAG CAAGTCAGGCCGTCCCCCTCTGAAAAAGTTATCTGATCGTAAGGCCTTCACCCGAGTTTCACAAACATCAGCTGGTGGTTCCCCTGATTGTACAG GTGAATCAGATGATGACCGTGAAGAGCTTCTAGATGCTGCTAATTATGCTTGTAATCCGAGCT ATGTTTGCTGTTCTAGTACATTCTGGTGGAAAATGGAATTTTTATTTGCTTCCCTCAGCCAAGAGGATGAGTCCTTTTTGAAGCAGCAG ATATCCCTAGACAAGAATGATGAAAGCTTCTCCGAAGTACTGGACCACGAGAACACAATTTCG GGTGCTTTTGGGGTAGAGGAAGATTTATCACCTCGAGCACTTGGTTCTGGAAGAAAAAGCCAATTCTCAATTAATCAAAAGGAACCGCAAATTTTGCCTAGAAATGTTGATCAGGTCGATGAAGCTGAGGACTTTGTTACTTTAAGTGGAAAACTAGAATCAGAAAAGAGGAAAGCTATTACTCCACTTTACCAAAGAGTATTATCAGCTTTAATAATTGAAGATGAAATGGAGGATTTTCAAGACAGTAGAGGCACAAATATGTTTTCACAATATGGGGGAGATGACTTTTCTGGTGTTCTGTATCCCTCTGTTGATTTTGAGCCTGGAAAATCCGTTGGGATGGGAGTTGAATCTGAGTTGGATCTAAAAACTCCGCAAATTGCGGATCGTAGATTTTCTTGCAATGGGAGATCAAGGCGTGACAGTCAGTCGTTTAGTGCTGATGTGCATCAAGAAGATCATGGAtatcaacaattaaataacGGATACTTCCCTGAGCTTCATGAAAATGGTCTCGATGGACCACTAGGCATGCATTTGAAGGAGTCTAATGTCTCTGTCTTTAATTGCCAGTATGAACAGATGTCTGTAGAGGATAGACTCATGCTGGAGCTCCAGAGTATTGGATTGTATCCAGAGACAGTG CCTGACCTAGCAGATGGGGAAGAGGATACTATGAATCAAGAAATTCTTGTATTAGAGAAGAAACTTAACCAACAG GTTGCTAAAACAAAAATTCACGGAAACAAAATAATCAAAGCGATTGAGGAAGGCAGAAAAACAGAAGAACG GTCCCGTGAACAGTTTGCAATGGACCGGCTTGTTCAGTTGGCTTGTTTAAAGCAGTTG GCCACTCGAGGCAGTAGTGCTGCAAAATTGGGGATCCCCAAGGTATCAAAACAAGTTGCTTCAGCTTTCATGAAAAGAACTCTTGCCAGGTGTCGAAGATTTGAAGATACGCAAAAAAGTTGCTTCAGTGAACCTGCACTGCGAGACATTTTAACTCGACCTTCTAACCGAATTGATACAGATGCTGTGAATG GTTCCTTTTCTGGTGAAACTTATCACAATGGAGTGCAGAATCATAAAAGTGGAAGAGGTTTACTTCATTCTTCTGACCAGGATTTCACCCGAACTGGGCCTATAGTGAACAgagggaagaagaaagaggtGTTACTTGATGATGTAGGAAGTGCTTGCATGAGAGCTGTATCAACCGTGGGCAACAATTCATTGGGTGGAGCTAAGGGGAAAAGAAGTGAGAGAGAAAGGGATAAAGATATGTCAGCTAGATTATGTGTTACCAAAGCTGGCCGTTCATCTGCTGGGGACTTCAGGGCTGAGCGCAAAGCAAAAACAAAACCCAAGCAGAAGACAGCTCAGCTATCTCCTGCAGGAAATAGACTTGTAGGCAAGCTAACGGATGACACTTATTCTGATAACCCTGGAAGTAGGGTTTCCAATGAAATTGTCAATGGCAACACAAAAAAGGAATTTACCGTGTTATTGCCCCTTAATAATGCAACTGAGGATTCATCGAAGGAAATTAGTGAATGTACAGATTTCACAAACCTTCAGTTACATGATTTAGATTCAATAGAGTTAGGTGTGGGTAATGAACTTGGTGGCCCTCAAGATCTGGATTCTTGGTTGAACATTGACGAGGATGGATTACAAGATCATGATGCAGTGGGCCTTGACATACCCATGGACGACCTCTCTGAGTTGAATATGCTTTTATAG